A single Bacillota bacterium DNA region contains:
- a CDS encoding methionine synthase: MRGSKTTRKTKIIGAAVGDCVHVAGVYNFLRLAEAQGYDTVFLGPAVPIEKLVGAIKHESPAVVGISYRLTPEAAERLLSELKEVLSREGLLGRRCGCGLRFAFGGTPPVARVAEATGLFERVFDGTEDDEATVNYLRSIREGSPAATGAGSAAGAGIGVGSAIGFSTGSTLDEGSASADAPPSATWPKDVAGRDGASQLWPDSLVERIMAKHPYPLIRHHFGLPSLEATIKGARELAESRLLDVISIGPDQNAQESFFRPEEMDPGQDGAGGVPVRDADDFRRIYEASRTGNYPLMRSYSGTRDQIRMARMLKETINLAWGAVPLFWYNVLDGRSPRMLEESISEAQRAMAWHASNEIPVEVNEAHHWSLRDAPDSVAVVAAYLAAYNAKAAGVRDYVAQFMFNTPPSTSPAMDVAKMLAKLELMSSLEDEGFRVWRQTRTGLLSYPTDLDVAKGQLASSVLVQMALRPHIVHVVSFVEADHAATPADIVEAVKIARGAIRQGLLGLPDMASDPKVAARKNELVAEARAILDAIREIARPGCNDPWTDPVTLGRAVRTGLLDAPHLAGNPVGRGKVVTRMIDGACRAWDPGSDRVLHEEDRVRRLLAEAVDDIGAGAAS, from the coding sequence ATGAGGGGCAGCAAGACGACTCGCAAGACGAAGATCATCGGCGCGGCTGTGGGCGACTGCGTTCACGTTGCGGGTGTATACAACTTCCTCAGACTTGCGGAGGCTCAGGGCTACGACACCGTGTTCCTGGGACCGGCGGTCCCCATTGAGAAGCTCGTCGGCGCCATCAAGCATGAAAGCCCTGCCGTGGTAGGTATAAGCTACAGGCTGACCCCCGAGGCGGCCGAGAGGCTGCTCTCGGAGCTCAAAGAGGTGTTGTCGCGAGAGGGGCTTCTCGGTCGGCGGTGCGGGTGCGGGCTGCGGTTCGCTTTCGGCGGAACTCCGCCAGTGGCGCGAGTGGCCGAGGCCACCGGCCTCTTCGAGCGCGTCTTTGACGGCACCGAGGATGACGAGGCCACAGTCAACTATCTTCGCAGCATCCGTGAGGGTTCCCCCGCTGCCACCGGTGCGGGTTCTGCCGCCGGCGCCGGCATCGGCGTGGGCTCCGCAATTGGTTTCTCCACCGGCTCCACACTCGACGAGGGGTCCGCGTCCGCGGATGCGCCTCCGAGTGCGACTTGGCCCAAGGACGTCGCCGGCCGGGACGGCGCGAGCCAGCTCTGGCCTGACAGCCTCGTCGAGCGTATCATGGCAAAGCATCCTTACCCGCTTATCCGTCACCATTTCGGCCTGCCCTCGCTCGAGGCTACCATCAAGGGCGCAAGGGAGCTTGCCGAGTCAAGGCTCCTAGATGTGATATCCATCGGCCCGGACCAAAACGCCCAGGAGAGCTTCTTCAGACCGGAGGAGATGGACCCCGGCCAGGATGGCGCGGGCGGAGTACCTGTGAGGGACGCGGACGATTTCAGGCGCATCTACGAGGCGTCGCGCACGGGCAACTACCCTCTCATGCGCTCGTACAGCGGGACTCGAGACCAGATCCGTATGGCGAGGATGCTCAAGGAGACGATCAACCTCGCGTGGGGCGCGGTGCCTCTCTTCTGGTACAACGTACTAGACGGCCGCAGCCCCAGGATGTTGGAAGAATCCATATCCGAGGCGCAGCGTGCGATGGCGTGGCACGCGAGCAACGAGATCCCGGTCGAAGTGAACGAGGCGCATCATTGGAGTCTGAGGGACGCGCCGGACAGCGTGGCGGTCGTCGCCGCCTATCTTGCCGCGTACAACGCCAAAGCCGCCGGGGTGCGCGACTATGTGGCGCAGTTCATGTTCAACACACCTCCGTCAACTTCGCCAGCGATGGATGTGGCGAAGATGCTTGCCAAGCTCGAGCTCATGTCCTCCCTCGAGGACGAGGGTTTTCGCGTCTGGCGGCAGACGAGGACGGGACTCCTCAGTTATCCCACGGACCTCGACGTAGCCAAGGGCCAGCTCGCGTCATCGGTGCTCGTGCAGATGGCCCTGAGGCCTCACATCGTGCACGTGGTGTCGTTCGTTGAGGCCGACCACGCCGCCACACCTGCGGACATCGTGGAGGCGGTCAAGATCGCCCGCGGCGCGATACGGCAGGGCCTGCTCGGGTTGCCTGACATGGCGAGCGACCCAAAGGTCGCGGCGCGCAAGAACGAGCTAGTGGCTGAGGCACGAGCCATACTTGACGCCATCCGCGAAATCGCGAGGCCGGGCTGCAACGACCCTTGGACCGATCCGGTCACTCTCGGCAGGGCGGTCAGGACCGGGCTGCTCGATGCGCCCCATCTCGCGGGAAACCCGGTGGGGCGCGGGAAGGTGGTCACGAGGATGATCGACGGCGCGTGCCGGGCGTGGGACCCGGGCTCCGACAGAGTGCTGCACGAGGAGGACAGAGTCCGGCGTCTGCTCGCGGAGGCCGTGGACGACATCGGAGCGGGCGCAGCATCGTAG
- the pdxA gene encoding 4-hydroxythreonine-4-phosphate dehydrogenase PdxA: MTISTASDEKPLVGITMGDPAGVGPEIVVKALTNRELYDVCLPVVIGVPAPLERAASILGAHVDFNLIDVPSAGRFRPGTIDVVPAAHDENGTVEFGKVQAAAGRMAYECIRLSSELGLEKAIDAVATAPINKESIKAAGIPFIGHTEMYASMTGASFALTMFTVRNLRVFFLTRHLSLADAIRAVTKERVYETLKQVSFALRDLGFSKPRIAVAGLNPHSGEGGLFGYEEIREIAPAIEQARADGIDACGPVSADTVFHLGLEGKWDAILSLYHDQGHIATKTLDFERTVSVTLGLPFLRTSVDHGTAFDIAGRGVASAVSMEEAIRVAARYSHVRRA; the protein is encoded by the coding sequence ATGACCATAAGCACAGCCTCCGACGAAAAGCCGTTAGTAGGAATAACCATGGGCGATCCTGCAGGAGTGGGCCCAGAGATTGTAGTGAAGGCCCTCACGAACCGTGAGCTATACGACGTCTGCCTCCCAGTGGTCATCGGTGTGCCCGCACCCCTCGAGCGGGCAGCCTCGATTCTCGGGGCGCACGTCGACTTCAACCTCATCGACGTTCCGTCCGCGGGGAGGTTCCGACCGGGCACCATCGACGTGGTGCCGGCGGCTCACGATGAGAACGGCACGGTCGAATTCGGAAAGGTCCAGGCCGCCGCCGGCAGAATGGCCTACGAGTGTATAAGGCTCTCCAGTGAACTCGGTCTCGAGAAGGCGATTGACGCTGTGGCGACTGCCCCGATAAACAAGGAATCCATTAAGGCAGCGGGCATCCCATTCATAGGCCATACCGAGATGTACGCAAGCATGACGGGTGCTTCGTTTGCGCTCACGATGTTCACCGTGAGAAACCTTCGGGTCTTCTTCCTCACGCGTCACCTATCGCTGGCGGATGCCATCCGGGCTGTGACCAAGGAGCGAGTGTACGAAACGCTCAAGCAGGTCTCATTTGCACTAAGGGATCTAGGGTTCTCCAAACCAAGGATCGCAGTCGCCGGATTGAACCCACACTCGGGGGAGGGTGGTCTCTTCGGTTACGAGGAGATCCGCGAGATCGCCCCCGCAATCGAGCAGGCCCGGGCGGACGGGATCGACGCTTGCGGGCCCGTGAGCGCGGACACCGTCTTCCACCTGGGCCTCGAGGGCAAGTGGGACGCCATACTCTCTCTCTACCACGATCAAGGTCATATAGCGACCAAGACTCTCGACTTCGAGAGAACCGTCAGCGTCACGCTCGGCCTGCCCTTCCTAAGAACGTCCGTTGATCATGGCACGGCCTTTGACATAGCCGGCCGAGGCGTGGCCAGCGCTGTCAGCATGGAGGAGGCGATACGGGTAGCTGCGCGGTACTCGCACGTAAGAAGGGCGTAG
- a CDS encoding four-carbon acid sugar kinase family protein yields MVRLFAVADDLTGANATGALLAAVGFRAATLIPERFDALPPTPPYDALIVSTNSRALPADEAYTRVRTCFSRFKGKGASQFSKRIDTTLRGNVAAEIDAALDELDDVEMAVVVPAFPKSGRITVGGYQIVNGIPLEKTPVAQDPRTPVSKSHVPSLIQEGTRRKVASIELGDVLRGWESIHRRMVEARSSGAQVVVVDATTDDEISTIAKAASRLPFRVLSVDPGQLTASIAVASGTTGVCRDTPDSRGRVVLALVGSATPITRTQIRRLKDSLPNVTVAVDAKALAEGEPPRSSAIVKDAVARALGAISTRASGDMVIIVTSSSTQEDTLDLAGLDNETNRAVGASAANLCSGLGRIAGTVLESAKGDIAGMYVTGGDTTLAVLEETGAAGIEVSMEVLPLAAFGTVVGGPHEGLRIVTKGGLVGGEDAAVRCVRHLLQRDAG; encoded by the coding sequence ATGGTCAGGCTTTTCGCTGTTGCCGACGACTTGACGGGGGCGAACGCCACCGGCGCGCTTCTTGCTGCCGTGGGCTTTCGCGCTGCGACACTCATACCAGAGCGGTTCGACGCGCTGCCGCCGACTCCGCCGTACGATGCGCTCATCGTCTCCACTAACAGCCGTGCGCTCCCGGCCGACGAGGCGTACACACGGGTCCGCACGTGTTTCTCCCGGTTCAAGGGAAAAGGCGCATCGCAGTTCAGCAAGAGGATAGATACCACTCTCCGCGGCAACGTGGCAGCCGAGATAGATGCCGCGCTCGATGAACTGGACGATGTTGAGATGGCGGTCGTGGTGCCCGCCTTTCCAAAATCCGGCCGGATCACCGTCGGCGGTTACCAGATAGTCAACGGGATCCCTCTCGAGAAAACGCCAGTGGCGCAAGATCCACGAACGCCTGTCTCGAAGTCCCACGTCCCGTCTCTGATCCAAGAGGGAACGCGCCGCAAGGTCGCGAGCATCGAGCTTGGGGACGTGCTGCGCGGATGGGAAAGCATCCACAGGCGCATGGTTGAGGCTCGCTCCTCCGGTGCTCAGGTAGTCGTGGTTGATGCCACGACCGACGACGAGATCTCGACCATCGCCAAAGCTGCGTCACGCCTTCCATTTCGGGTGCTATCGGTGGACCCCGGCCAGCTCACCGCATCTATCGCGGTGGCGTCCGGCACGACCGGAGTCTGCCGCGATACGCCCGACAGCCGGGGCCGAGTGGTCCTGGCCCTGGTCGGCAGCGCCACTCCTATCACGCGTACCCAGATAAGGCGCCTCAAGGACTCGCTACCGAACGTAACTGTGGCAGTCGACGCCAAGGCTCTCGCGGAAGGAGAGCCGCCGCGCTCGAGTGCCATAGTAAAGGACGCTGTGGCGCGGGCGCTAGGCGCCATATCGACGAGGGCGTCTGGGGACATGGTGATCATCGTGACATCATCCTCGACCCAGGAGGACACTCTGGACTTGGCGGGTCTAGACAACGAGACGAACCGTGCCGTGGGCGCGTCGGCTGCCAACCTATGCTCCGGTCTCGGTCGAATCGCCGGGACGGTCTTGGAGAGCGCAAAGGGCGATATAGCTGGGATGTACGTGACAGGTGGGGACACTACGCTCGCAGTGCTCGAAGAGACGGGGGCCGCAGGCATAGAGGTCAGCATGGAGGTCTTGCCGCTTGCCGCCTTCGGGACAGTGGTCGGCGGGCCACACGAGGGGCTCAGGATCGTTACCAAGGGCGGGCTGGTCGGCGGAGAAGACGCGGCGGTGCGGTGCGTTCGCCATCTTCTGCAGCGTGACGCGGGGTGA
- a CDS encoding cupin domain-containing protein, with product MGRTLVVRVKDVEGERRLPPRTSKLLLCEGRVGIKGMSMGFNITEVGSMIPEHVHETEEEAMFLVSGRAKFVVGDEEYDLEPETAFFAPVGVKHKVINIGDEPLKIVWAYSPPLPQHKSVK from the coding sequence GTGGGACGGACTCTAGTAGTCAGGGTAAAGGACGTCGAAGGCGAGAGGAGGCTCCCTCCGAGGACTTCCAAGCTCCTGCTCTGTGAGGGCAGGGTCGGCATTAAAGGCATGTCGATGGGGTTCAACATTACCGAAGTGGGGAGCATGATTCCCGAACACGTACATGAGACGGAAGAAGAAGCCATGTTTCTCGTGAGCGGAAGGGCGAAGTTCGTCGTTGGCGACGAGGAGTACGACCTCGAGCCTGAGACCGCGTTCTTTGCGCCTGTGGGAGTGAAACACAAGGTCATCAACATCGGCGATGAGCCTCTGAAGATCGTTTGGGCGTACTCGCCGCCTTTGCCACAGCACAAATCGGTGAAGTAA
- a CDS encoding Ldh family oxidoreductase, translating to MEERAGNHRLTVGRAKRICQDMLRAAGVPEQDAELIADTLVFAELRGVTSHGLVRLGSYIRRVKLGLMNPAAAPLVIQRSASTALLDGCNGFGQVVTMRAMSLAIEMAGATGAAVVGVRNSNHFGAAAYYVMAAVNVGMIGLVLSNSAPAMAPWGGAVAMMGTNPLAVGIPAGDESPVVLDMATSAVARGKIRLAAKKGEKIPEGWALDAKGEPTTDPEEALAGTLLPASGPKGYGLAFVIDVLSGILTGSGFGRTVRPLDDMSGPVRAGHLVAAINVQDFTSVPGFRAEVDEFIREIRNCPRAPGVDRIYVPGEIESEAALRLSKEGIAVSSAVAADLKALGAELGVDLAF from the coding sequence ATGGAGGAACGCGCCGGAAATCACCGCCTTACGGTCGGGCGGGCGAAGCGGATATGTCAGGACATGCTCCGCGCTGCGGGCGTCCCCGAGCAAGACGCGGAGCTAATAGCGGATACGCTGGTGTTTGCTGAGCTCAGAGGCGTGACCTCTCACGGTCTGGTGAGGTTGGGTTCATACATCAGAAGGGTCAAGCTCGGACTCATGAACCCTGCAGCTGCGCCTCTTGTGATTCAAAGGAGCGCGTCCACCGCTCTCCTGGACGGCTGCAACGGGTTCGGCCAGGTTGTGACGATGAGGGCCATGAGCCTTGCCATCGAGATGGCAGGCGCCACGGGGGCTGCGGTCGTGGGCGTCAGGAACTCCAACCATTTCGGCGCTGCGGCTTACTACGTGATGGCCGCGGTAAACGTGGGAATGATCGGTCTGGTGTTGTCCAACTCCGCGCCTGCCATGGCTCCTTGGGGTGGTGCCGTGGCCATGATGGGAACGAATCCGCTGGCTGTGGGGATACCGGCCGGCGATGAGTCGCCCGTTGTGCTCGATATGGCGACGAGCGCTGTGGCCAGGGGCAAGATCAGATTGGCGGCCAAGAAGGGCGAGAAGATCCCTGAAGGGTGGGCGCTTGACGCCAAGGGGGAGCCGACTACGGACCCGGAAGAGGCTCTAGCCGGGACACTGCTGCCGGCAAGCGGACCGAAAGGATATGGACTGGCCTTTGTGATCGACGTGCTATCGGGGATCCTCACGGGCTCGGGTTTCGGTAGGACGGTGAGGCCACTCGACGATATGTCGGGGCCTGTCAGGGCGGGTCATCTGGTCGCTGCCATCAACGTTCAGGATTTCACGAGTGTGCCGGGGTTTAGGGCCGAAGTAGACGAGTTCATTCGCGAGATAAGGAACTGCCCCAGGGCTCCCGGTGTAGACAGAATATACGTTCCGGGCGAGATCGAGTCGGAAGCGGCACTTCGCCTGAGTAAGGAGGGCATAGCGGTGTCTAGCGCCGTGGCGGCAGACCTCAAAGCACTGGGCGCTGAGCTAGGGGTCGACCTGGCGTTCTGA
- a CDS encoding IclR family transcriptional regulator, with product MLSAGRVLDLLDLLSRSGPLGVSEIARRMAVPKTVAWRLAETLHDRGYAIKDPDTRRYSLGLKVLELSASVRYRLEIVKVARPYIEELVEKCDETVDLGVYDKNEVVFVDKKECTRSVRMVSSIGRRLPLHCTGTGKALLAFLPGGEVDRVISRGLVRYTDNTITEPDELRRELSRVRADGYAVDRQEFEIGVRCVAAPVLDLDGRAVAAISIAGPAARITDERIPALAEMVKEAADGISRDLHGDFGMIERRTIQSKPDEGVEEGT from the coding sequence GTGTTGTCTGCTGGCAGGGTACTGGATCTGCTTGACTTGCTCTCGCGGTCAGGGCCACTTGGGGTCTCCGAGATAGCAAGAAGGATGGCTGTGCCGAAGACCGTCGCGTGGAGGCTGGCGGAGACCCTCCATGACAGGGGCTATGCAATCAAGGACCCGGACACCAGAAGGTACAGTCTGGGGCTCAAAGTCCTGGAGCTCAGTGCTTCGGTGCGCTATCGTCTGGAGATAGTGAAAGTCGCGCGGCCGTACATCGAGGAGCTGGTCGAGAAGTGCGACGAGACCGTTGACCTTGGGGTTTACGACAAGAACGAGGTGGTCTTCGTAGACAAGAAGGAATGTACGCGAAGCGTCAGGATGGTCTCCTCGATCGGCAGAAGACTTCCGCTGCACTGCACGGGCACCGGCAAGGCTCTCCTGGCCTTTCTTCCTGGCGGCGAGGTGGATAGGGTGATATCGCGAGGGCTGGTGAGGTACACGGACAACACCATTACCGAACCAGACGAGCTACGCCGCGAGCTTTCAAGAGTTAGAGCGGACGGGTACGCGGTGGACCGCCAGGAGTTCGAGATCGGCGTTAGGTGTGTGGCCGCTCCCGTCCTCGATCTTGACGGGAGGGCAGTGGCTGCCATCAGTATCGCGGGCCCGGCAGCCCGGATCACTGACGAGCGTATTCCTGCGCTTGCGGAGATGGTGAAAGAGGCCGCTGACGGAATCTCCAGGGATCTGCACGGCGATTTCGGCATGATAGAGCGCAGGACGATCCAGAGCAAGCCGGACGAAGGCGTCGAAGAGGGCACCTGA
- a CDS encoding GntP family permease, translating into MPSGTQMIVGLIIGVAALVYLILRTKIHAFLALIIAAALVGLIGGMPAADVAKAITTGFGNTLGSIGIVIGFGVMMGRILEVSGAAERMARTFLRYLGRDKEEWALAATGYVVSIPIFCDSGFVILAPIAKALSSRTGKSVVALGVSLAVGLVATHHAVPPTPGPLAVAGIFGVDVGLMILWGIIFAVPVTIAGVIYAKWLGRKIPQVPTADGLGWQRFAVGSGRAQVTETAAASEDEKVLPGTFVSFAPILVPVVLILLNTVLTAAKAGGSVANFLVFLGNPIIAVAIGLVIAIYGLMGQSPRKDVLRRVEEGVASAGIIILVTGAGGALGQVLRSSGVGDFIAQKMAGYSLPAVLLPFAVATLVRLVQGSGTVAMITSASITAPILANLNVNPALAAQAAALGAMVFSYFNDSYFWVVNRLLGIEDVKEQIMTWSVPTTIGWAVSLVALVIASFIF; encoded by the coding sequence ATGCCTTCGGGAACCCAGATGATTGTAGGTCTCATCATCGGTGTTGCTGCTTTGGTCTACCTCATTCTCCGGACAAAGATCCATGCGTTTCTCGCTCTGATCATTGCCGCCGCCCTGGTCGGCCTGATCGGAGGCATGCCGGCTGCCGATGTGGCTAAGGCAATCACCACGGGCTTTGGCAACACCCTCGGGAGCATAGGCATCGTCATCGGCTTCGGAGTCATGATGGGACGAATCCTTGAGGTATCGGGGGCCGCGGAGAGGATGGCTCGAACCTTCTTGCGCTACCTCGGCCGTGACAAAGAGGAGTGGGCTCTCGCGGCCACGGGCTACGTTGTGTCGATTCCCATTTTCTGCGACTCCGGTTTCGTAATCCTGGCCCCAATTGCGAAAGCTCTCTCGAGTCGCACCGGCAAGTCTGTGGTAGCCCTCGGAGTCTCTCTCGCGGTGGGTCTTGTTGCGACCCATCACGCAGTTCCCCCTACACCCGGCCCACTGGCAGTAGCAGGGATTTTCGGGGTGGACGTCGGCCTCATGATTCTGTGGGGCATCATCTTCGCAGTTCCGGTCACTATCGCGGGAGTCATATACGCCAAGTGGCTCGGACGCAAGATTCCCCAGGTGCCGACAGCCGATGGGCTCGGATGGCAACGCTTCGCTGTAGGGTCCGGGCGTGCGCAGGTTACGGAGACTGCGGCAGCCAGCGAGGACGAGAAGGTGCTACCCGGCACGTTCGTCTCGTTTGCCCCGATCCTGGTCCCGGTGGTACTGATCCTGCTCAACACCGTTCTCACCGCAGCGAAAGCCGGCGGTTCGGTGGCCAACTTCCTGGTCTTCCTCGGTAACCCCATAATCGCGGTGGCGATCGGACTCGTCATTGCCATATACGGGCTGATGGGCCAGTCTCCGCGCAAGGACGTTCTAAGGCGTGTCGAGGAAGGCGTCGCGTCGGCGGGGATCATCATCTTGGTGACAGGCGCCGGAGGCGCTCTGGGTCAGGTGCTGAGGTCAAGTGGCGTGGGAGATTTCATAGCCCAGAAGATGGCGGGTTACTCCCTGCCGGCCGTCCTCCTTCCGTTTGCCGTCGCCACACTTGTCCGGCTGGTCCAGGGGAGCGGCACCGTTGCCATGATCACCTCGGCTTCCATCACGGCGCCGATTCTGGCCAATCTGAACGTCAATCCGGCCCTCGCAGCGCAGGCGGCGGCACTGGGCGCGATGGTATTCTCATACTTTAACGACAGCTACTTCTGGGTGGTCAACAGGCTACTGGGCATCGAGGATGTAAAGGAGCAGATCATGACCTGGTCGGTGCCGACGACGATCGGCTGGGCAGTATCGCTTGTCGCGCTCGTGATCGCCAGCTTCATCTTCTAG
- a CDS encoding DeoR/GlpR family DNA-binding transcription regulator, producing the protein MLSGERQVLIAEYISSRGAVGVDEIASRFGISRMTARRDLKALEDSGTIVRVHGGAMLRSGITRDVPYLSKVSSLPDDKARIAEAALELVSEGDAIILDAGSTTFALAKKLHTFKDLTVVTNDLKIAAELADSRGIKMICTGGEVQHSVYNMMGPVAERMVASLHVDTAFIGCDAVDPAGGVMTRNINKVPLKRAMISAASRPVVLADHSKFGLRVFAQVCSFDELAAIVTDDKTDATMLRAIEDLGVRVMRPGHSSQPGPMRDGATSG; encoded by the coding sequence GTGCTGTCAGGCGAAAGACAGGTTCTCATTGCGGAGTACATCAGCTCGCGCGGAGCGGTGGGGGTCGACGAGATAGCAAGCAGGTTCGGTATCTCTCGAATGACCGCGCGCCGCGACCTGAAGGCCCTCGAGGACTCGGGAACGATTGTCCGCGTCCACGGGGGAGCCATGCTGAGAAGCGGAATCACGCGCGACGTGCCCTACCTTTCGAAGGTGAGTTCGCTTCCTGACGACAAGGCCCGAATCGCCGAAGCGGCGCTTGAACTCGTATCCGAAGGCGACGCAATCATCCTTGACGCGGGGTCAACCACCTTTGCGCTGGCGAAGAAGCTTCACACGTTCAAGGACCTGACGGTGGTCACGAACGACCTGAAGATTGCGGCCGAGCTAGCGGATTCACGGGGGATCAAGATGATCTGCACGGGAGGCGAAGTGCAACACAGCGTGTACAACATGATGGGGCCGGTAGCAGAGCGCATGGTTGCCTCTCTGCACGTGGACACCGCGTTCATCGGTTGTGACGCCGTCGACCCGGCAGGCGGGGTAATGACACGCAACATCAACAAGGTGCCTCTCAAGAGGGCCATGATCAGCGCGGCGTCAAGACCGGTGGTCTTGGCGGATCACAGCAAGTTCGGCCTCAGGGTCTTCGCCCAGGTCTGCTCCTTCGATGAATTGGCTGCGATAGTGACCGACGACAAGACCGACGCGACGATGCTTCGTGCCATTGAGGATTTGGGTGTGCGAGTCATGAGACCGGGGCACTCTTCTCAGCCTGGTCCAATGCGAGACGGCGCCACATCGGGGTGA
- a CDS encoding sigma 54-interacting transcriptional regulator yields the protein MTGNEVVFIAPNRELEMVAREVVRELGEPITIELGVLAEGARIAKEAEERGAGAVISRGGTTVLIRKAGLSIPVIDVRVTGYDIMRALHRAKHYGNHVGIVGFSNIVRNVEDAEDILDIRVHKEQVSTPEEIAPALARLRDRKVKAVVGGTEVIKRAGDYGMAGVLLSSGKEAVFEAISEAKTVVSARRREIERAERLRAILSAVYSGVVAIDATGVVTLFNPSAERITGLRAGDVIGRHVTEVIPNTRLHLVLERREAELGQIQRLGHTTIITNRLPVVVNGEVIGVVASFEDVTKIQKLEETIRHELYARGHVAKYTFDDIVGRSKGIKEAIRRAKSFAEVASTIVIEAETGTGKEMFAQAIHLASPRRQGPFVAVNCAALPETLLESELFGYAPGAFTGAKQGGKPGLFEVAHGGTIFLDEIAETSVAVQARLLRVLQEKEVMRVGGYKVIPIDVRIIAATNRKLADLVAQGRFREDLFYRLDVLNLRIPPLRERREDIPLLVEHFLRSAASRMNKTVKGISTEAIEAMMEYDWPGNVRQLENTVEQLVVLNGEHVIEAWEVEEVIGRIPHTHRASQGSAEDGTPLSESTLEELERVTVMKVLSETGWNKAAAARRLGISKTTLWRRLKAWEKRCASSYGGWKGTVS from the coding sequence TTGACTGGGAACGAAGTCGTATTCATCGCCCCGAACCGTGAACTTGAGATGGTCGCGCGAGAGGTAGTGCGCGAGCTGGGAGAGCCGATAACCATCGAGCTCGGGGTGCTGGCAGAGGGGGCCCGCATTGCCAAGGAAGCCGAGGAGAGAGGGGCGGGCGCTGTCATCAGCCGCGGCGGCACGACCGTTCTGATCCGGAAGGCCGGCTTGAGCATCCCGGTCATCGATGTCCGAGTTACGGGCTATGACATCATGCGTGCGCTTCACAGGGCGAAGCATTACGGGAATCACGTCGGTATCGTTGGCTTCTCGAACATAGTCAGAAACGTGGAGGACGCCGAGGACATTCTGGACATCCGAGTGCACAAGGAACAAGTATCCACGCCCGAGGAGATCGCGCCCGCCCTTGCAAGGCTCAGGGATCGCAAGGTCAAAGCTGTGGTCGGCGGGACCGAGGTGATCAAGAGGGCGGGAGACTACGGTATGGCGGGGGTGCTCCTATCCTCGGGAAAGGAGGCCGTCTTCGAGGCCATCAGCGAAGCCAAAACCGTTGTCTCGGCTCGTCGGCGGGAAATCGAACGCGCGGAACGGCTCCGTGCAATCCTAAGCGCGGTGTACAGCGGCGTCGTGGCCATCGATGCCACCGGGGTGGTGACCCTGTTCAATCCCTCGGCTGAGAGAATAACCGGGCTGAGAGCCGGCGACGTCATTGGAAGGCATGTCACCGAGGTGATCCCCAATACCAGGCTGCATTTGGTGTTGGAGAGGCGGGAGGCGGAGCTCGGGCAGATCCAGAGACTGGGACACACGACGATCATCACTAACAGGCTGCCCGTGGTCGTGAACGGCGAGGTCATCGGTGTCGTCGCCAGCTTTGAGGACGTCACCAAGATACAGAAGCTGGAGGAAACCATACGACACGAGCTGTACGCTCGCGGGCACGTGGCAAAGTACACATTTGACGATATAGTCGGGAGGAGCAAGGGGATTAAGGAGGCCATACGGCGGGCGAAGAGTTTTGCCGAGGTGGCCTCCACAATCGTCATCGAGGCCGAGACGGGAACGGGGAAGGAGATGTTTGCCCAGGCCATTCACCTAGCAAGCCCCAGGAGGCAGGGTCCTTTCGTGGCTGTGAACTGTGCGGCCTTGCCCGAGACTCTGCTGGAAAGCGAGTTGTTCGGGTATGCCCCAGGGGCGTTCACCGGCGCGAAGCAGGGCGGCAAGCCGGGCCTGTTCGAGGTGGCGCACGGAGGAACCATATTCCTCGATGAGATCGCGGAGACTTCCGTGGCGGTCCAGGCCAGGCTTCTGAGAGTGTTGCAGGAGAAGGAAGTAATGCGCGTCGGAGGCTACAAGGTGATCCCCATCGACGTGAGGATAATCGCCGCCACTAATAGGAAACTAGCGGACCTCGTGGCGCAGGGTCGGTTCCGCGAAGACCTGTTCTATCGTCTGGACGTGCTCAATCTCAGGATACCGCCCTTGCGTGAGCGCAGGGAGGACATACCGCTGCTCGTGGAACACTTCCTAAGGTCAGCGGCGTCCCGGATGAACAAGACCGTCAAGGGTATCTCAACTGAGGCTATCGAGGCCATGATGGAATACGACTGGCCTGGGAACGTGCGTCAATTGGAGAATACGGTAGAGCAACTGGTGGTTCTGAACGGCGAACACGTGATAGAGGCGTGGGAAGTAGAGGAAGTGATCGGCCGTATCCCGCATACACACCGCGCCTCCCAAGGGAGTGCAGAAGACGGCACGCCACTGTCGGAATCCACGCTGGAGGAGTTGGAGCGAGTCACGGTGATGAAGGTGCTAAGCGAGACGGGGTGGAACAAGGCAGCTGCGGCGCGAAGACTTGGCATCAGCAAGACCACACTGTGGAGGCGTCTGAAAGCGTGGGAGAAACGGTGCGCCTCGAGCTATGGAGGCTGGAAGGGCACAGTGTCGTGA